Proteins encoded by one window of Ursus arctos isolate Adak ecotype North America unplaced genomic scaffold, UrsArc2.0 scaffold_22, whole genome shotgun sequence:
- the TRIM3 gene encoding tripartite motif-containing protein 3 has translation MAKREDSPGPEVQPMDKQFLVCSICLDRYRCPKVLPCLHTFCERCLQNYIPAQSLTLSCPVCRQTSILPEQGVSALQNNFFISSLMEAMQQAPDGAHDPEDPHPLSAVAGRPLSCPNHEGKTMEFYCEACETAMCGECRAGEHREHGTVLLRDVVEQHKAALQRQLEAVRGRLPQLSAAIALVGGISQQLQERKAEALAQISAAFEDLQQALQQRKQALVSDLEAICGAKQKVLQTQLDTLRQGQEHIGSSCSFAEQALRLGSAPEVLLVRKHMRERLAALAAQAFPERPHENAQLELVLEVDGLRRSVLNLGALLTTSATAHETVATGEGLRQALVGQPASLTVTTKDKDGRLVRTGSAELRAEITGPDGTRLPVPVVDHKNGTYELVYTARSEGELLLSVLLYGQPVRGSPFRVRALRPGDLPPSPDDVKRRVKSPGGPGSHVRQKAVRRPSSMYSTGGKRKDNPIEDELVFRVGSRGREKGEFTNLQGVSAASSGRIVVADSNNQCIQVFSNEGQFKFRFGVRGRSPGQLQRPTGVAVDTNGDIIVADYDNRWVSIFSPEGKFKTKIGAGRLMGPKGVAVDRNGHIIVVDNKSCCVFTFQPNGKLVGRFGGRGATDRHFAGPHFVAVNNKNEIVVTDFHNHSVKVYSADGEFLFKFGSHGEGNGQFNAPTGVAVDSNGNIIVADWGNSRIQVFDSSGSFLSYINTSAEPLYGPQGLALTSDGHVVVADAGNHCFKAYRYLQ, from the exons ATGTCTCCAGAACTACATccctgcacagagcctgacgctgTCCTGTCCGGTGTGTCGGCAGACGTCCATCCTTCCCGAGCAGGGCGTCTCAGCACTGCAGAACAACTTCTTCATCAGCAGCCTCATGGAGGCAATGCAGCAGGCACCTGATGGGGCCCACGACCCCGAGGATCCCCACCCCCTCAGCGCAGTGGCTGGCcgccccctctcctgccccaacCATGAAGGCAAG ACGATGGAGTTTTACTGTGAGGCCTGTGAGACGGCCATGTGCGGCGAGTGCCGCGCGGGGGAGCACCGGGAGCACGGCACCGTGCTGCTGCGCGACGTCGTGGAGCAGCACAAGGCGGCCCTGCAGCGCCAGCTCGAGGCCGTGCGCGGCCG ACTGCCCCAGCTGTCCGCAGCTATCGCCTTAGTGGGGGGCATCAGCCAGCAGCTGCAGGAGCGCAAAGCCGAGGCCCTGGCCCAGATCAGCGCAGCCTTCGAGGACCTGCAGCAAGCGCTGCAGCAGCGCAAGCAGGCTCTGGTCAGCGACCTGGAGGCCATTTGTGGGGCCAAGCAGAAG GTGTTGCAGACCCAGTTGGACACACTGCGCCAGGGGCAGGAACACATCGGCAGTAGCTGCAGCTTCGCGGAGCAGGCACTGCGCCTGGGCTCAGCCCCGGAGGTGTTGCTAGTCCGTAAGCACATGCGAGAGCGGCTGGCGGCGTTGGCGGCGCAGGCCTTCCCGGAGCGGCCACACGAGAACGCGCAGCTGGAACTGGTCCTCGAGGTCGACGGGCTGCGGCGATCGGTGCTCAATCTCGGCGCGCTGCTCACCACGAGCGCCACCGCTCATGAGACCGTGGCCACAGGCGAGGGCCTGCGCCAGGCGCTTGTGGGCCAGCCCGCCTCGCTCACCGTCACTACCAAAGACAAGGACGGGAGGCTGGTGCGCACAGGCAGCGCTGAGCTGCGCGCGGAGATCACCGGCCCCGACGGCACACGCCTTCCTGTGCCTGTCGTGGACCACAAGAACGGCACGTATGAGCTAGTGTACACGGCGCGCAGCGAGGGCGAGCTGCTCCTCTCAGTGCTGCTCTACGGACAGCCGGTGCGCGGCAGCCCCTTCCGCGTGCGTGCCCTGCGTCCTGGGGACCTGCCACCTTCCCCGGACGACGTCAAGCGCCGCGTCAAGTCCCCTGGAGGCCCGGGCAGCCACGTGCGCCAGAAGGCAGTGCGTAGGCCCAGCTCCATGTACAGCACGGGCGGCAAGAGGAAGGACAACCCCATTGAGGACGAGCTTGTCTTCCGTGTTG GCAGCCGAGGAAGGGAGAAGGGCGAATTCACCAATTTACAGGGAGTGTCGGCAGCTAGCAGCGGCCGCATAGTGGTAGCAGACAGTAACAACCAATGTATCCAG GTTTTCTCCAATGAAGGCCAGTTCAAATTCCGCTTTGGGGTCCGAGGGCGCTCACCTGGGCAGCTGCAGCGCCCCACAGGTGTGGCAGTGGACACCAATGGAGACATTATTGTGGCAGACTATGACAACCGTTGGGTCAGCATCTTCTCCCCTGAGGGCAAATTCAAG ACCAAGATTGGAGCTGGCCGCCTCATGGGCCCCAAAGGAGTGGCGGTAGACCGGAATGGACATATCATTGTGGTCGACAACAAGTCTTGCTGCGTCTTTACCTTCCAGCCCAATGGCAAGCTGGTTGGCCGTTTTGGGGGCCGTGGGGCCACTGACCGCCACTTTGCAG GGCCCCACTTTGTGGCTGTGAACAACAAGAATGAGATTGTAGTGACGGATTTCCATAACCATTCAGTGAAG GTGTACAGTGCGGATGGAGAGTTCCTCTTCAAGTTTGGCTCCCATGGTGAGGGCAATGGACAGTTCAACGCCCCTACGGGAGTGGCGGTGGACTCCAATGGGAACATCATTGTGGCTGACTGGGGCAACAGCCGCATCCAG GTATTCGACAGCTCTGGCTCCTTCCTGTCCTACATCAACACGTCTGCAGAGCCACTGTACGGCCCCCAGGGCTTGGCACTGACCTCAGATGGACACGTGGTGGTGGCTGATGCTGGCAACCACTGCTTTAAAGCTTATCGCTACCTCCAGTAG